In Helianthus annuus cultivar XRQ/B chromosome 3, HanXRQr2.0-SUNRISE, whole genome shotgun sequence, a single window of DNA contains:
- the LOC110931893 gene encoding uncharacterized protein LOC110931893, translating into MESMMSQLVVRDQTTQKTLSEHDLMLKNHQASFQDLQRVVGDMSRKLEERLPGQFAGNTQPNPNAHAKAITTRSGKTVGNPRVEERVVDEEGDVIDEEIEMEAPGKVQNRLSPASTAQPGESQSEKRVEKTPIDVRPSPLVNHAYVPFPSRLKNQKYSREYGQFLDIFKQLKINLPFIEALQSMPKYAKFLKDLLRNKEKLGELSNVPLNGGCSAVVLNKLPEKLTDPGIFTIPCLFGSNTNTRALADLGASINLMPFSLYEKLDLGELAPTRMTLSLADRSVKYPRGIVENLLVKVDKFVFPADFVILDMEADERVPIILGRPFLRTAKALIDVYDGKITLRVGEERVTFEIDRSMDHPSGSDDYSGPCHSVYFLNSFISCVDHCLEYISGADLVVREKEEEKLESVGEVEEEGIPLIPDVLAVSDDTTQPPPLELKVLPSHLEYAFLGEGSELPVIISSALDESEKVRLLDVLRANKEAIAWRLSDIKGISPSYCTHQILMEDDYKLVVQPQRRLNPNMQDVVKKEVLKLLDAGMIYPISDSPWVSPTQVVPKKGG; encoded by the coding sequence ATGGAGTCTATGATGAGTCAACTAGTTGTGAGGGACCAAACTACCCAAAAGACCCTTAGTGAACACGACCTCATGCTTAAGAACCACCAAGCCTCATTCCAAGACCTTCAACGAGTCGTAGGGGATATGTCTAGAAAATTAGAAGAGAGGTTACCCGGTCAATTTGCGGGTAATACCCAGCCCAACCCCAATGCCCATGCTAAAGCCATTACCACCCGTAGTGGCAAGACCGTCGGAAACCCTAGAGTTGAGGAGAGAGTAGTTGATGAGGAAGGAGATGTGATAGATGAGGAGATTGAAATGGAGGCTCCCGGCAAAGTGCAAAACAGGCTaagcccagcaagtaccgcacagccCGGTGAGTCTCAAAGTGAGAAGAGAGTTGAGAAAACCCCAATAGACGTTAGACCTTCCCCCTTAGTGAACCATGCGTATGTCCCGTTCCCTTCACGCCTTAAGAACCAAAAATACTCAAGGGAATATGGGCAATTTTTAGACATCTTCAAGCAATTGAAGATTAACCTTCCATTCATAGAGGCACTTCAATCGATGCCTAAATACGCTAAGTTTTTAAAGGATCTCCTTAGGAACAAAGAAAAATTAGGAGAGTTGTCTAACGTCCCGTTGAATGGGGGGTGTTCTGCCGTGGTGCTCAATAAGCTTCCCGAAAAGCTTACCGATCCGGGTATTTTCACCATCCCTTGTCTATTCGGTAGTAACACCAACACTCGTGCCTTAGCCGACTTAGGAGCTAGTATCAACTTGATGCCCTTTTCTCTTTATGAGAAACTAGACCTAGGAGAGCTTGCACCTACCCGAATGACATTGTCTTTAGCCGATCGGTCCGTTAAGTACCCTAGGGGCATAGTGGAGAACTTGTTAGTTAAGGTAGACAAATTCGTGTTTCCCGCCGATTTCGTAATTCTAGATATGGAAGCGGATGAGAGAGTGCCCATTATCTTAGGTCGTCCTTTCTTACGCACCGCTAAAGCTCTCATAGATGTCTACGATGGTAAGATCACCCTTAGAGTCGGTGAGGAGAGGGTTACCTTTGAGATAGACCGTTCTATGGACCACCCGAGTGGTTCGGATGACTATAGTGGTCCTTGCCATTCCGTCTACTTTTTGAACTCATTTATCTCGTGTGTCGACCATTGCTTAGAGTACATTAGTGGAGCGGACCTAGTGGTAAGAGAGAAGGAAGAAGAGAAGTTAGAGAGTGTAGGTGAAGTCGAAGAGGAGGGGATTCCTTTAATCCCCGATGTGTTAGCGGTTAGTGATGACACCACCCAACCCCCACCCTTGGAACTTAAAGTACTTCCATCTCACTTAGAGTATGCTTTCTTAGGGGAGGGTTCCGAACTACCCGTTATTATTTCATCCGCGTTAGATGAGAGTGAGAAAGTGAGGTTGTTAGATGTGTTGAGGGCCAACAAAGAGGCCATTGCATGGAGGTTGTCCGACATTAAGGGCATAAGCCCTTCCTATTGCACCCACCAGATACTCATGGAGGATGATTATAAACTGGTGGTGCAACCCCAACGGAGGCTTAATCCCAACATGCAAGATGTAGTGAAAAAAGAGGTTCTTAAACTCTTAGATGCCGGGATGATATATCCCATTTCCGATTCACCTTGGGTTAGTCCTACACAGGTTGTCCCCAAGAAGGGGGGATGA